The genomic region tttttccccttccTTTTACCTCTTTTACTTTGCATCTTTGCTCGTGATTTCTTCTTTGGAGCCTTCTTGAGTTGTTTCTTCCTAGCCACAGGGGCTCTCTGCTTTCTCTTATCAAACACTTCAACAAATTTTGGTTCTCCTACCTCTAGCCTGTGGATCGAATACTCTTCCTCCGGTGCTATTTCACTTGTCATCACAGTGACTTGCACATTGCTATTGTCGTATGTAGTCATCCCTTCCAATGAGAAACACAGAACTTGAAAGAGATGGTCATAAACCATGAAACACGTTAAAATCTAACTACAATTTACACTTGTTTGAATCAAACTGCAATTTCTCATAAGGTAACAACTGCTCTAGACTTGATTTGCATTCACGAATCGCTGCAAATTATCATCTACATTATACAGGGGActgtgtaaaagaaaattttgtataatccAAACCtaaattccataaataatCACGACACTTCTGAGCTGATGCAAAGTATGCCATCTCCTGGTAACCTCTATCTAGTACCTTATATATGAATGCATTTGGCAGTATCCCCATCTTCACCATATCTGCTTTTAGCATCATCACAGGGAGCACATGCTTAGCTCCAAAGTGCGCTTGGATAATGGCAGCATAATCAAACACTTCTGGCTGTAACCCACTGCTTCGCATGTCCGAGAAAAACTTACTGGCCTTAAAAGTCTGACCATTTTTGCACAGACCATTGATTAAGATTGAATATGTAATGTTATTGGGGGAACAGTAGCTCATATGATTACTATCCACCTGACCTGTTTCAGCAGAAAATTCAGTTGTAGTTTGttccaagaaaaaattgattgcaTTATTTATCCGTCCATCTTTGCACAGCCCATCAATCACAGAAGTAATCGTGAAAATATTTGGAGCTATACCAGCATCCATCATTTCTTTGTGCAACTGAAGAGCTGCATCAGTATAACCATTTTTGAAGTGGCCATCGATCAAAGCGCTATAAGCGACTACATCAAGCTTGTAACCTTTAATTGtcatttcattataaaatccCATAGCAGTCGCCAATTGCCCTGCTTTGCAATAGCCATTTATCAGTGTACAAAATGTAACGATATCAAGTTGCAAGCCCTTCTCTATCATTTGAGAAGAAATTTCCACAGCCTTTTCCATGTTTCCTTTCTTACAATACCCATCAATCAGCGTATTGAATAGGACAGAGTTCAGCATCAATCCTTCCTTGTTCATCttgcaaaataaattctctGCGTCCTCAACTCTACCAATTCTACAATAGCCCTTCATAAGTATTCCATACGTGACAGCATCTGGCAAAATACCAAATATCTCCATCTCCAGATGCATGTCCATAGCAGCAGATAGATCACCGGCCTCACAGAAGCCATCCATTaagcaattatatatataaacgtTAGGAATGACATTCAACTTCACCATATGCACAAAATAGCTCCTAAAAGCTACAAGCTCACCTTTCTTGCAAAGCAAATATATTAGGATGCTATAGGTAATAACATTTGGCAGCACTCCTTGATCCAACATTTCATAATAAACCCTGCGAGCTTTTTCAACACTCGCCATCTTAGCATAACCATCTATTAGAGCATTGTAAGTGTAGAGGTTAGGCACCACTCCATACTCTCGCATCCTTGTGAAAATTTTTTCTGCTTCCAGCATATTATTCTCTATGCATAGTCCATGTATAAGGGTCGTGTAAATAACAACTGTCGGTTTTAATCCCCTCTCAATCATCTCTTCAAGCAACAATCTAGCCTTCACAATATCCCCTCGATCACAAGAAGCATCTATTAGTATTCCATAAGTCACCGCGCTAGGCAATAAACCATTTAAAACCATGTCATTGTAAACCTCCCACATCAGTTCAACACGACCCGTTTTCAGAATCCCATTCAAAAGCGCATTGCATGCCTGGACTGCAGGCAATTTCCCCATTTTGCGATACACCCAATACCCATCATCAACGAGGCCCCTTTCGCACAAAGCACCAATCAGCACTCCAAACACATTTGGACGACACCCCGATGTTTGAACATGCTTAAGCGCATTGAAAATCGAGGAACACACTTTGTGGGGCTTCCGGGTTCTCCTCAAAATCTCGATCAGGCCTTCTATCAAACACCTGGCCTTCACATACAACTTCGCCTCAGTTAAAAGATGAACAATGGCTGAATGGAGTTTTAAAGTTTTCGCAGGGTTCACATTTCTCGAAGCTGAGTTGAAAATCCTCAACGCCTGTTGTGGGGTTGGGGAGTTGAGTATTGCAGCAGCCATATTTGAAAGTTGTGGAGATGAAGGTGCTGAAGGAAATGATGGGGTTGCAGAAGAACATAAGAAAGCTAATGACTTCTTCTGGTTGCAAAAGGGTTTCACTCTTGGAGGAGAAAGCTTCATCATTGCTCCAACGATCCCCAGATTTCTTGCTTCCCATTAACTACAAGCTGCTTCGACTCTTCCTCCTTCCAAGAAGAGAACAACTCAGTGATTTGGCACAAAATTGGGAGTGAAGTAGCAGAAAATGGGGCTAAACACGATTGGGAATATTATTTGACGCAACCAAAGGGGTATATTAAGGAAAGAAGAATGAAGGAGTCTTCCAAGCTGAGCGGGATAATTAAATCCCACTCTTGGAGGCCGGATTTTAATCCAGCAAATATTGCAGCATAGTACCGGGCCTTGGTATAAGTACCGATCCATGCAAAAATTCTGTAAACAAACCACTAGTATAGATAAGGCTAGATATCCATGCTAATACTACCTAGTAAACACGGCCTTCAGGTAAATGTTATCTCAAGTATAGTTAAGAGGGATGAAGTGTATTTAAACACTTTTAGGGTGTCCATTTTGTTCTCTTTATACTagtatagaaaagaaaaactttcTATAATTGCAAACTACGGTACGTAATACCACTTTactaatttttacatataacaattatattcctaattagataattttgaaattaattctaattacattattattattattattattattattattattattattattattattattaaagcgACTGTATATCATTTAACACCACTATACCATCCATAGTTAATAtatagggttaaatgcaatttcccCGTGCCATATGTGAAGTGAGCAAATAAACcctatatttcaaaaaattaacaaatttaattttccaaaataaaaaaataatttgctattttattttttacattgatttttttcttttatctttgtttcatttttcataggataatattgcatttttcctaTTCTATATCCATAGGGCAAAAACTGCAACTACAAATAGCAATATCTTCACAACAATGGCTTCATGAACTTGGTCTAACCTCCatgatttcataaaaaaatcatcaaaataaaacaaacagaACATACACAAACATAACCCTCATCCATCCAAGTTCAGTAAATTAAACAACATAAGGccgaaaaaataaataattaccagCGTTAGTGGTACGACGCCGAAGACTTTGAACTTGGAGGCTGATTTTAGGGATTTCAGATTTTGATTAGGGAATGGTTTTGATGTTGTAATTTGTAAGCaacaaagaaaaggataaTGATTTTAAGGGGTGGACGACGAGTTGTTCATGGCGACGATGCGCAGGAGCGGCGTGGAAGGAAAgtgtgaagaagaagaacagaaGAGAGAGCGGCGGATTAGGTATGAAAGTGTGAACATgagttcttttttattatttcttgtcgGGTTTTTCATCTTTATAGTCGACCCGTGGGTTTTGGAGTTGGGATAATTTGGAGTTGCCTGCGGAGGCAACCAATTGCAagctaaatttattataattttcagcTTTTTGTTTGTAGTGAATTTCCATGTAAAAGGAGGCAATTGGggtttttttatcaaatttattttctctcatcTCATCTTTtgtctctcttcttctttccaCCCCACTACTCTGCAAATTTCTCTCCTTTTAAATGTCGCCTGTGACTTttggtataaaaataaatagtcaatATGTAATCAGTCTTTTCCTTTCTccaacaaaatacaaatcttatTCTGACgtgcttaattttttaaataaaattaatatcttaCAAATCTAACAGCATTTACAAGTACTACAAGCTTATAAGGTCATCTAaacaaacaccctcttaaacCTTAATCAGATGAAGTGAAGTTGAAATTAGTGCAAAGGCAAAAAGGCCTTAACAATGCACCACTTGATCATGCATAGGCTTATTGGTTCACTTATACACAGAAGGAAAATGGGTTTTTGTATGACTCGTAAGAAATGCAAATGTATGATATCCATCCTTCGGCTGCTGCCCATaagaaataagcaaataattaatacaactGCTATTCTACATTCCTCAACCAAAATCATAGTACCTCTTCAGTTCACAATTTCTTGGTTCCTATATGTCCACCATTGAGAATCAGTTTACCAACATATCAGCTGCAGTGCAACTCTTCAAATGTGAAAGAATTCTCGTGTCGATCAAAATTATGCCTTCGGAATGCTTGTCCCATGTTGTCCGTCCTCTGTGCTGAATAACAGTAGACACTGACGAAACTGCTTAACCCTAGTGCTTTTGTCCATAGTACTGCCATCGTTGATAAACCACAAATCTTCAAACATCATGATCTCGACGATCTGCAGTAATCCCCCCCAACTTGGTGAGATTTTggtgtcctttttttttttttttcctctttaaatTTAGGCAAGATGCCAGAAATGTCTTCTCTGAACACACCTGAGGATTCTTGTAAATTGATGTTGATTTACTACTCCAAGCTATCTATTTGATATTATGCGTAGGAACACTCAGATAGAACTTAGTATTCTTGAAATCATCCAGCATCGGATTGTATCCGTCCTTGGTTCTTGTCTTGGAGGGAAGACCAAATTCTTCCATGAAAGATGAGGTATCGAGCTAACATGAAGAAGCATAATACAGGGAGGGGAAGAGAGCAGTGAGCACCAGGTATTCAGCCACAGAAAGATACCATTTAATATAACAAGTGAAGTAATCACATCTGCAGATGTGATTTTGCATAAATTTGTACCATTTCATTGGCAATCAGTTACTATCTCTCAAGCATTGCTTTTAAGAACAACAAtttaaaaacacacaaaacTTACAATATTCAACTGCGTCTAAAAGTCCTTGAAAGTCAGACTAAGCACACAATTACGGGATGGAGGgagtaataatatattgttcaatatgaaaatttcatcCACCCTTGACCTTTTCCACTTGATAACTCAGCAAACATGGGACACAATTACATTTTTGCTAAATCAAAATGAATATGCAAGGCAATTTTGTACTTGATATAGACAAATGTACATGTAACTCAAGATTAAGGCAGTTGGTCTGTTTTGACTTTTATGAACTTCTAAGAACTTAGTTAGATGCATTTGTACCTTTACCAATCTCAATGTAAATGTCTTACATAGAGGAAGCAAAATTGTCACCAATTTGACTAAGTATAGACAACTATGTAGTTACCAAGTACAAGTATTTTCATACTAAAAGGTGAAGAAATTACCGTAAGAGTGCGCCTCTTCTTTCCCTTCTTGGAAGAATTATCTTCATGTGGCTTCAACCATCCAGAGCAATAATGATCTATACGTTCCAGAAGCCAAAAGTCTGTTGGGAAAAATATATCAGCATCACCCTGTGGAGGAAAATATTCGGGCACTAATCAGTGATCATATGTCACAAGAGGTACTACTCAAGTCTTCAGACACATAACTATAACATTcaaacataaagaaaatagataaaatagGTACTTAAATAAATGGATATGAATTAGTTCCGCATCGCTGCAATGTTTCCCCTCTTTACAAGCATCGTCacaggaaaaataaatttttactattaacCTTCAGCACTATTAAGggcaaatgaacaaatagtACACAATATTCTAAAGAAGATAACATGTTTACATTGGTTGTGAAGATAAGTATAACTAATGATGAGAGTTCATTCACAATCCTCCGTGGCCTAATCAACAAAAGTGAATTTCATGGCCACTTGATTTAGCATGAGATCCATTAGTTGATCGTAAGAGTCCCGTCACCATTAATTTTTCGTTGTTAACTTCAGTATCAAAATAATCCTATCAAATACACATGAATGATTCCACGTGCAAGAATATCATGTATGACAGTGTAATTAGTTTGAGGTCCACATTCAACTGAAATTGTAACTGTAAACCCTGAATCTTCAACAGaaaagatagaaaagaaaaggaaaaagacaaaaatccCTGAATCTTCAACAGTTATCCTGTTAATGATAACTACTAGCTCCCATGTAAAAAACCTATAATCTTTGTAGACATCCATCTTATCCCTTGAGCTTGATGCTTCGTCCATTATAACTTTTGTGTcatattgttaatttaaacGTATTACATAATGTACCGTATCTTGCACTTGCAAAAGGAATGTGCACCAGTTAGAGAAGAAGTTCTAACAAATAATTGGATGGAGGCAACGacggagagagagagagagagagagagagagagagagagagaggtagTAAACCTTTGCATCCAGATAACTGCTGTGATCTGAGCTATTGCCATCTTTCTGCAAAAAACAAGGAGACTAGACATAAGCTTTTATGCACCAATTCCACGTTCAGTTTGTTCTTGATCAGATTAGGACACGATCAAAATATGGAAAGGGAACATTTGTAAAGGCCCCAACATATATGGGAACATTTGTAAAGGCCCCAACATATATAGCAATTAAGCTTTTAGCTAAACCAATGGTGAGTAGAGCAGCCTTAATAAGATATGAAGTTGTGAAAAGGCATTCTTACCTTTTTGGTACTCATGGAATTCTGTGAATAAACTGAATATCTATGCTTCTAATCGGGGCCTTCCCTAACAATTCAAGAGTTCAGAAAGGCTTTAATTCTTCTTCCTTAAATCTGGGAAGAGATCTGAGTTTGCAGAAAGGCATGAGTAAAAATGCTTTTCTCATGTTGTATTTCCAGATATGCCACGTCGGCATTTTTCGGTGCTAGAGAAATAAGTCGTacttaaacaaataaacaaaaggaaataaattatcaGGTTCTGTTATAgttttctgtttcttgatattaacattaaaaaagCAGAAATTTGGCAGAAGTGTAGCATAAAGCCCCTCCTGAGTCCTGACACTCTGCTATATGCTAAATCAACTAGTAACTGAAACGATAATTCATTACCAAAAAGAGGGGAGATAAACATAAAAACACACTGGCCTCCATGcatgaagaaaaattgaaagacaTAGAGGAATAACACCTCTTGTACCTTGCTTGCAACAAGTGGAGCTCGTTCACCAGGTATTCTTACATCAGGAAGGTAACTGAAATCGGATGCGATCAAAGACATCTTTGGTAAAGCACCATGTAGAACTTGTAAAAGTTTCTGTGCAATTTATTATTGGGttactatataaataaataaatctagataaagaattttgtacaCTTTATTGAATATTGTCTTACTAAACAACCGGTTGGTAGCCAGCATCTTCGAGGCCGAGGAAAAACTTTAGCCCAAATATTTTTGGCAACTGAACCTGCCATGCTTCCAACAGTAGTACCATCTTTTGCCAAATTCAGGATTTCCATGCAACTTGCAATTAACGGGTCTTCTAAAGGCTTATACAGCTCAGACAGTGCTGACCTATTGAAGAGCATAGGAAtgcaaaatagaaaatcaagGAGACCAGATACAACATAAACATGCAGGAGAACCAAAATAAGTTCAATGAATAAAGACATAGGACTAAGTAATGCCAACGCCCCCAAGTTACATACTAAAATGGTAATTAAATTGGGTCGtgtgcaagtcacatgcaaATTTCCAgccaaattagtagaaaaaggatgaaaattgtcaaatttctAAAGTTACATACTTACattgcaaaaatcaattcatgcaggaccaaaaatgccacATCCATAActagttataggactaaaattgaattttctccaataaaaaatagggAATAACAAACAAAACGAACAGACAAGTTAGAAAGGCTTGTTTGTCTCTCCCTTTCAATCTCAACTTAAAATgttatttgtttgaaaaaggGAATTCATGTATTACTAGGTTAAAAAGACGGAaaacatttttatgtattagaTCAACTAGTAAAATACACGCGCTTTGCGTGTGAAgcatagtttttatttttttaatattaatttttttttctttctgtatcTTTTGATAATGTGTTAAGATAATAcgtatatacatacatatatatttatttgaaatttaaatatttacatacgACAATAAGTAGatatgaagaaagaaaatgaacaaataagtaaaaactttaaagataaaattttgattgaaaatattaatatcgaaatttgattattaaaagGAACTCCTACccaatatttatacatttggcCTCTTCAAGTGGATGGTGAAAATTAATCTTAATGATATGATTAGAATCTCTCAAAAACccttccaaaaaaaattttaaataatataaaagctTCTAAACTTATATGActtatctcaattttatatttgtgtgAAAACCATGCATGCAACCACAGacttcaatatttataaaatattccaaaatcttttacattattaaattcatGCATGCAACCACAGacttcaatatttataaaatattccaaaatcttttacattattaaattcatGTTACATTTGGTATTTTGTGTATTGTGCTTTAATATGAACATCTACATATGTACATCTCATTTTGGAAgttgtttatatatgtacatccctcttgattttttctagagaaatgaaaaggagATTTTATATATCCTATCACttcaagattttttaaatctaaaaaCATTGAGTATTGTACATAGAGAAAGACAATGTTAATGTTTAATTCACtcaagtataaaattaattattctacaTAGAGACAAGTCATAACATCCACTTCGTAGCAATTAAATCTTA from Sesamum indicum cultivar Zhongzhi No. 13 linkage group LG3, S_indicum_v1.0, whole genome shotgun sequence harbors:
- the LOC105158664 gene encoding pentatricopeptide repeat-containing protein At5g61400-like, producing MMKLSPPRVKPFCNQKKSLAFLCSSATPSFPSAPSSPQLSNMAAAILNSPTPQQALRIFNSASRNVNPAKTLKLHSAIVHLLTEAKLYVKARCLIEGLIEILRRTRKPHKVCSSIFNALKHVQTSGCRPNVFGVLIGALCERGLVDDGYWVYRKMGKLPAVQACNALLNGILKTGRVELMWEVYNDMVLNGLLPSAVTYGILIDASCDRGDIVKARLLLEEMIERGLKPTVVIYTTLIHGLCIENNMLEAEKIFTRMREYGVVPNLYTYNALIDGYAKMASVEKARRVYYEMLDQGVLPNVITYSILIYLLCKKGELVAFRSYFVHMVKLNVIPNVYIYNCLMDGFCEAGDLSAAMDMHLEMEIFGILPDAVTYGILMKGYCRIGRVEDAENLFCKMNKEGLMLNSVLFNTLIDGYCKKGNMEKAVEISSQMIEKGLQLDIVTFCTLINGYCKAGQLATAMGFYNEMTIKGYKLDVVAYSALIDGHFKNGYTDAALQLHKEMMDAGIAPNIFTITSVIDGLCKDGRINNAINFFLEQTTTEFSAETGQVDSNHMSYCSPNNITYSILINGLCKNGQTFKASKFFSDMRSSGLQPEVFDYAAIIQAHFGAKHVLPVMMLKADMVKMGILPNAFIYKVLDRGYQEMAYFASAQKCRDYLWNLGLDYTKFSFTQSPV